Proteins from a single region of Dictyostelium discoideum AX4 chromosome 5 chromosome, whole genome shotgun sequence:
- a CDS encoding RmlC-like cupin family protein, whose amino-acid sequence MTEVVKIDIEFKEINQDNNNNNGDEEEEDREGEEEEPMEEGETSYINKDQRKAMSVDLSLVEDAIIISNRIKEKCLQLVKLKSSTSPILSSSPSSNVDGSITPPPPIKPTLSPIASVLADSIMSDFIEIKKAIHKTHIDSETKKTKKNEEKEKFEKLNLVYQNYLYEKNHLEKEINSYKDFKIDDQKPKLLSLEDFENKIKDCTSIKLESVDTGNEELNQHNLLLNRLNFELYERNRTIEQLNKIQRDKRLHLGLNTTKQEFLSSLLTNVTALASNISNIQPSSTSNYEQSIFNLPKPLYVLYYSVNSYLQSNTKSTMNSDNLLLKIKGDMDKATIFNSDFMIYSQQTQHQHHQQQQQQQQQQQQQQQQQQQQQQQQQQQQQQQSQEEITLRNNNNSDYHPLSVILDYLIFDTKVSLEFTWDWFRNIVLCKPIDHSDFYLYNIFPNDTGLLASFTGDVEIPPISITSPTPLSPKPINNQQPSQQQSHQNNINVNIIDSYNSGFGRPYKWTQVLCGLLPCKFIQSDSNQSTFNQWSITANIMNSVLKRLECKVSLEKQINILKRQALNYKSTNSTYREREKEKEREKEKEKEKEKEKEKEKEKDRDRERDRDRDRDRDRDRDRDRDRDREREREREREREKEKEKEREKEREREKERDRERDNNSSNSNSSSTITPFSTTIKFMSALSETDSNNPTIYGSDLVKLFFKNSFADIEVLIIIPSDYPLVPPIFQIETERSKENFNSLDKDLNHILLLQRDQINSLETFLNSQFLFQNPHLQGCYDLFGHLVQRLKDILVFLATDPKIVKSKCQGRLTKGKLRTLPFSIDSQSLLWKH is encoded by the exons atgacagAGGttgttaaaattgatattgaatttaaagaaataaatcaagataataataataataatggtgatgagGAGGAAGAGGATAGGGAGGGGGAGGAGGAAGAACCAATGGAAGAAGGTGAAACatcatatataaataaagatcAAAGAAAAGCAATGAGTGTTGATTTATCATTAGTAGAGGATGCAATTATAATATCAAATAGAATTAAAGAGAAATGTTTAcaattggtaaaattaaaatcatcaacatcaccaatactatcatcatcaccatcatcaaatgTTGATGGATCaataacaccaccaccaccaattaaaCCGACTCTTTCACCAATTGCATCAGTATTAGCCGATTCAATAATGTCAGATTTCATAGAGATAAAAAAAGCAATTCATAAAACTCATATCGATTCAGaaactaaaaaaacaaaaaagaatgaagagaaagagaaatttGAAAAACTGAATCTTGTTTATCAAAACTATCTATAtgaaaaaaatcatttagaaaaagaaattaattcatataaagattttaa aattgaTGATCAAAAacctaaattattatcattagaagattttgaaaataaaattaaagattgtacatcaattaaattagaaTCAGTTGACACTGGTAATGaagaattaaatcaacataatttattattaaatagattaaattttgaattatatgAAAGAAATag aacaattgaacaattaaaCAAGATACAAAGAGATAAAAGATTACATTTAGGATTAAATACAACTAAACAAGAgtttttatcatcattattaacaaATGTTACAGCATTGGCATCAAATATATCAAATATTCAACCAAGTTCAACTAGTAATTATGAACAAAGTATATTCAATTTACCAAAACCATTATATGTATTATATTATTCAGTGAATTCATATTTACAATCCaatacaaaatcaacaatgaATTCTGATAacctattattaaaaattaaaggtGATATGGATAAAgcaacaatttttaattctgattttatgatttattcacaacaaactcaacatcaacaccatcaacaacaacaacaacaacaacaacaacaacaacaacaacaacaacaacaacaacaacaacaacaacaacaacaacaacaacaacaacaacaatcacaagaAGAAATAACACttagaaataataacaatagtgaTTATCATCCATTATCAGTGATTttagattatttaatattcgATACAAAGGTATCATTAGAGTTTACTTGGGATTGGTTTAGAAATATTGTACTTTGTAAACCAATAGATCATtctgatttttatttatataatatatttccAAATGATACAGGTTTATTAGCATCATTTACAGGTGATGTTGAAATTCCCCCAATTTCTATCACCTCACCAACCCCTCTATCACcaaaaccaattaataatcaacaaccatcacaacaacaatctcatCAAAATAACATCaatgttaatattattgattcATATAATAGTGGATTCGGTAGACCATATAAATGGACACAAGTTTTATGTGGATTATTACCATGTAAATTTATTCAATCCGATAGTAACCAATCTACATTTAATCAATGGTCAATCACTGCTAATATTATGAACTCTGTCTTAAAGAGATTAGAGTGTAAAGTTTCTttagaaaaacaaattaatattcTAAAGAGACAAgcattaaattataaatcaacaaatagTACCTatagagaaagagaaaaagaaaaagaaagagaaaaagaaaaagaaaaagaaaaggaaaaggaaaaagaaaaagaaaaagaaaaagatagaGATAGAGAAAGAGATAGAGATAGGGATAGAGATAGGGATAGAGACAGAGATAGAGATAGGGATAGGGATAGAGAAAgggaaagagaaagagaaagagaaagagaaaaagaaaaagaaaaagaaagagaaaaagaaagagaaagagaaaaagaaagagatagAGAAAGAGATAATAacagtagtaatagtaatagtagtagtacaATAACACCattttcaacaacaattaaatttatgtCAGCATTATCAGAAACAGATTCAAATAATCCAACAATTTATGGATCAGATTTAGTAAAACTATTCTTCAAGAATAGTTTTGCTGATATTGAAGTGTTAATTATAATTCCATCAGACTATCCATTGGTTCCAccaatttttcaaattgaaaCGGAGAGATCAAAAGAGAATTTTAATAGTTTggataaagatttaaatcatattttattattacaaaggGATCAAATCAATTCATTAGAAACCTTTTTGAATTCTCAATTCCTTTTTCAAAATCCTCATCTTCAAGGTTGTTATGATTTATTTGGTCATTTAGTTCAAagattaaaagatattttagtATTCCTCGCTACCGATCCAAAGATTGTAAAGTCAAAATGTCAAGGTCGTTTAACAAAAGGAAAATTAAGAACTTTACCCTTTTCTATTGATTCTCAATCCTTGTTATggaaacattaa
- the roco5 gene encoding ROCO family protein kinase (pleckstrin homology (PH) domain-containing protein~Similar to LRR), whose amino-acid sequence MEVIKKEKKDKEKKDKEEKKDKEKKDKSEKKEKKDKEKKEKEKKEKKEKEKEKEKDKEKDGGLFSIVGGWVGNLTEPTPPPPPPPSSVSAQSTAEANAILLNPTTQENHKKAMDFWVTNTSTTTTTTTTTSSNNIPSLVSVQNNNTSNNNINNNNKTSNTTGSNVSSSNNKETVKINVTSLDSGGNNNASGKDISNEHSPKNRKEKEKEKDKDNKEDSINESPVDENRRKLVEGFMKSLQGCSDAIKVILDVFYQPLKKADLLSQEELKAIFSLIESISSFQQTILIDFKKYISNWNSTTQAQLHSTFLQFVGYLKLYKVYGLQYNYSLSSLCLLMFDNQRFESFINNAESKLVNEHKYSLAPLVPTSSSSSCVKPVSLSEILGSQYDQTTSQSTNNSSGSSFPAVTLRRTGHTFTGINSANSNNNNNNSGGGSSGINNSNSVTGKFTQEYTYSNLASLLILPIHFLARFHQFFKSLIDSIAVLNPDYKPYNNLYKQIVQVVKDIVNESVNINKVISISKSIKSPTIGLFNSSDIVQNRKFLKEGILIEQFNNQRISYYTFLFSDIILFTEKIEDTSTINNNTMMAYDGSFYLLKKLERIVNIQVDDPELGFEYRKGFQIKTKESSIFYMTSSEKEKSTWFQVLSQASLKSNQNQNQNQNNLTNSYSSTVAGGRNSTIGLGGIDDFNNNNNGNNNGSNNDDGPDEFEDAKDIALFCKMIISGQRPKVELTSQMLKISDPKPLFAALASTHFVNQLIFIPLTMNDKYMQMTLGMMSLNKSITHLTLSQNSINDPCAVALGDMLRYNHSLIQMDLSENTIADKGLISLIDGILSHPSITVVILTQNQITDTGAKHISKLLKFNQTLNALFLEDNNITQSMGAEIIDQWVSCHSTVLSRITLPSIPPEYSDRIKLKAISVTNRLDKKKKQLQVNQKSTTPSTSTSTTSSTIINNNKGLLDLGSCDYSEISLQLLNKLNMLSLDSRRISDLKELYLDHNCISSIPVSILKELKNLQILDLSNNQLSSLPSEISEMKELKLLNVSHNNLSSLPIELGTLCKLNHLDISFNFIETINVNSLSQLVNLKVLMMQRNYFNRLPIEIFTRLKSLESFSIAGSPCFHPIKQRIYEAIAIKATKLDLSDCGLSALPIEIGSISSLIELDLTNNRIKDLPPQIGKLSSLQTLNLSNNAIESLPWQLSQLTTLKVLNITGNPISFDGASNAKISIPDVLSGDDLIGILKYLKLASTKEKPCMRMKLMLVGQENVGKTSIAKCLKKEIIPVGKKLRQTIGLGTKKSKTPTLTEANGSIDFNAPQSINPLNTSLNISTDGINMDDWRPPSEDQSPPVTFSIWDFAGQEVYYSTHQFFISSRSVFIVVFDMSVYNPDETSRVPYWLQCIEAFGGNSPVILVGTHLDDLPNGVDVNQITQDIHSKYFTKFPNVKFFLPVSCKSGKNINKLQNHIVKLGKAEKKLGDLFSRSYFQLENLILSEREMNTPPIITLSEFTEMAISCGIPQTSITAAADFLKELGVIVYFDDPKSGLDQFIFIDPPWLTRLMATIITSKPNFVQSGVLDQSNLHQIWKPPDFPQHLHHVLLAILQKFEIVHPLPDPKATISSSSSSPSTTQKSLNNSGSNLKSSGSAISTSSSSTTNGNKTLHRTNSTTNTTSLLNVSRFGNGSISKGSSLSIIKKINDQSTSPSNSTTPSPNTSSNNFSDSITLVPKSSTKHLVPILLSEERPNSIEKLYDQILLKSQQQQPFLERIYQFEFLPIGFFSKLMIRTMHFTTVKEFWKNGLLVEKDDSQCLIESIQQFNQINFKAWGKNPASLLRFIIETAEVLISGWYKLHFHFLVPCNCINCNSILISNIGSINIINSTINLSSNNNNNVNIVNMSQQQHHQQQQSPSTSTSSSSSLTSSQPSLSTPLTSSQPSLSTSQPQLSTTTTTTATTTTSSSSQSLASQQSSSQIQLTHSSSLSSMSGSISTNSLNSNVSSSSSTPSLLSPPLLNPDSTSSSNETSGDILDLDFADYYDGESVSPGGTLKGKRKKNPSKFLTLYRNTNKPKINGTTGSGSSSSIVTTAVSSSSSSSSSTSLSNTSSRQLDLSKISHLINQQLSFGPSKTQDLRTMFLYEEIERIFLSKKFEVVCRSSITGEETIVRLDSLVPELMMSDIGPNFTLEYKDLEIIEKVGEGGFGIVYKGKLRGQLVAIKQITIDSGQAEAASEIYREFRREVWLSNTLTHPSIVSLKGYCLDPCCIVMEYIPNGTLYSHLRKSFSSITWQLKLKIAINIADAIKHMHGFTPKICHRDLKSPNILMLSDMNAAVVCKVSDFGETRAVVTSALGRDKLSNPIWLSPEIMRGDEYTEKADVYSFGIVLWEILTGLLPFDEYPVAHSSFMYQLEDEITNGLRPTIPQNSVCGHPDFITLITDCWQNDPLKRPTFIDIHSRLLIMSGLNPATATTTNSAKSTISTGFNSNSGATTTTKPKSSTISSGSGTTSPPQPHPQLVRKLTQNFTPIATSPTPSVIVSSVPTTTTTTTTSVATTPTVQTILAGGNITPKPSVPTAMKPNITPKPTLISSQKPPAPNPVPILKTPTPTNLSPTSISTPTTPTTPTTPTTPTTPTNSTSSNLKPTPTSKSNPSSPPQIATTATATQTPTPSPISVLKPPRSLPQKPVGTTQTTSTPPTNQTPNPTIVTRPPLPSSLSSNSINKPPSKPLPTPGGVTSPPPPPTTSSTTPIKFNSISAGNKTIGQSSTLPSSTLKQFTANNNTSPSGSSSLPNSTVSSPSSSFLLRPTGGTISKKLPAIPK is encoded by the exons atggaagtaattaaaaaagagaaaaaagataaagagaaaaaggataaagaagagaaaaaagataaagagaaaaaagataaatctgaaaaaaaagagaaaaaagataaagagaaaaaagaaaaagaaaagaaggaaaagaaagaaaaagaaaaggaaaagGAAAAGGATAAAGAAAAGGATGGCGGTCTATTTAGTATTGTAGGTGGATGGGTTGGTAACTTAACAGAACCAacaccacctccaccaccaccaccttcATCAGTATCAGCACAATCCACAGCAGAAGCAAAtgcaattttattaaatccaaCGACACAAGAGAATCATAAAAAAGCAATGGATTTCTGGGTAACGAATACATcaactacaaccacaactacaacaacaacatcatcaaataatataccTTCATTGGTATCTGTACAAAATAACAAtactagtaataataatataaataataataataaaacttccAATACTACTGGAAGTAATGTATCATCATCgaataataaagaaactgtaaaaataaatgtaacTTCATTAGATAGCGgcggtaataataatgcaaGTGGTAAAGATATAAGTAATGAACATTCACcaaaaaatagaaaagaaaaagaaaaagaaaaagataaagataataaagagGACTCAATTAATGAATCACCAGTTGACGAGAATAGAAGGAAATTAGTTGAAGGATTTATGAAATCACTTCAAGGATGTAGCGATGCAATTAAAGTGATATTGGATGTGTTTTATCAACCATTAAAGAAAGCAGATTTATTATCACAAGAGGAATTAAAGGCAATTTTctctttaattgaatcaatttcatcatttcaACAAACAATTCTCATtgactttaaaaaatatattagtaATTGGAATTCAACTACTCAAGCGCAATTACATTCAacatttttacaattt gttggatatttaaaattatataaagtTTATGGATTACAATATAATTATAGTTTAAGTAGTTTATGTTTATTAATGTTTGATAATCAAAGATTTGaaagttttataaataatgcAGAGAGCAAGTTAGTTAATGAACACAAGTATTCATTGGCACCATTAGTTccaacttcatcatcatcatcttgtGTTAAACCTGTATCACTTTCAGAGATTCTAGGTTCACAATATGATCAAACTACATCAcaatcaacaaataatagtagtggtagttcTTTCCCAGCTGTTACATTAAGAAGAACTGGTCATACATTTACTGGAATAAATAGCGctaacagtaataataataataataatagtggtggtggtagtagtggtataaataatagtaatagtgtAACAGGTAAATTCACACAGGAATATACTTATAGTAATTTAGCATCacttttaatattaccaaTTCATTTTTTGGCAAGATTTCATcaattctttaaatctttaattgattcaatagcAGTATTAAATCCAGATTATAAACCAtacaataatttatataaacaaATTGTTCAAGTTGTTAAAGATATTGTAAATGAATCTGTAAACATTAACAAAGTTAtctcaatttcaaaatcaattaaatcaccaacaattggtttatttaat agttCAGATATTGTTcaaaatagaaaatttttaaaagaaggtattttaattgaacaatttaataatcaaagaATTTCATAttatacatttttattttcagatataatattatttacagAAAAGATTGAAGATACAagtacaattaataataatacaatgaTGGCATATGATggttcattttatttattgaaaaagttgGAGAGAATTGTAAATATTCAAGTTGATGATCCAGAGTTAGGATTTGAATATAGAAAAggttttcaaattaaaactaaagaATCTTCAATATTTTATATGACTTCAtcagaaaaagagaaatcaaCTTGGTTTCAAGTTTTATCTCAAGcttctttaaaatcaaatcaaaatcaaaatcaaaatcaaaataatttaaccaATTCTTATTCCTCAACTGTAGCAGGTGGTAGAAATAGTACAATTGGTTTAGGCGgaattgatgattttaataataataataacggtAATAATAACGgtagtaataatgatgatggtcCAGATGAATTTGAAGATGCAAAAGATATTGcattattttgtaaaatgATAATTAGTGGTCAAAGACCAAAGGTTGAATTAACTTCACAAATGTTGAAAATATCAGATCCAAAACCATTGTTTGCGGCATTGGCATCAACACATTttgtaaatcaattaattttcataCCATTGACAATGAATGATAAGTATATGCAAATGACATTGGGTATGATGTCATTGAATAAGAGTATCACTCATTTAACATTATCtcaaaattcaatcaatgatCCATGTGCAGTTGCATTGGGTGATATGTTACGTTATAATCATTCATTGATTCAAATGGATTTAAGCGAGAATACAATAGCCGATAAAGGTCTGATATCTTTGATTGATGGTATTCTATCACATCCATCAATTACCGTGGTCATTTTAACTCAGAATCAAATCACAGATACTGGTGCAAAACATATttcaaaacttttaaaatttaatcaaaCTTTAAATGCCTTATTTTtagaagataataatatcacTCAATCAATGGGTGCTGAAATCATTGATCAATGGGTTTCTTGTCATAGTACAGTTTTATCAAGAATAACTTTACCATCAATACCACCAGAATATAGTGATcgtataaaattaaaagcaaTTTCAGTTACAAATCGTTtagataaaaagaaaaaacaattacaagttaatcaaaaatcaacaacaccatcaacttcaacttcaacaacaagttcaacaataataaataataataaaggatTATTAGATTTAGGATCATGTGATTATTCAGAAATTTCATTacaacttttaaataaattaaatatgttATCATTGGATAGTAGAAGAATTTcagatttaaaagaattatattTAGATCATAATTGTATTAGTAGTATACcagtttcaattttaaaggaattaaagaatttacaaattttagatttatcaaataatcaattgtCATCATTACCAAGTGAAATTTCAGAGATGAAAGAATTGAAACTTTTAAATGTTTctcataataatttatcatcgTTACCAATTGAACTTGGTACACTATGtaaattgaatcatttggaTATtagtttcaatttcattgaaACTATAAATGTTAATAGTTTATCACAATTGGTTAATCTAAAGGTATTGATGAtgcaaagaaattatttcaatcgTTTACCAATTGAGATATTTACACGTTTAAAGAGTTtagaatcattttcaattgcaGGTTCACCATGTTTTCATCCAATTAAACAAAGAATTTATGAAGCAATCGCTATAAAAGCCACGAAATTGGATCTATCAGATTGTGGTCTATCAGCATTACCCATTGAAATTGgctcaatttcatcattgaTTGAATTGGATTTAACAAATAATCGTATCAAAGATTTACCACCACAAATTGGTAAACTTTCTTCATTGCAAACTCTAAATCTATCAAATAACGCCATAGAGTCATTGCCTTGGCAATTATCACAATTGACAACTCTAAAGGTTTTAAATATAACGGGTAATCCAATTTCATTCGATGGCGCTTCGAATGCTAAAATCTCAATACCAGATGTATTGAGtggtgatgatttaattggaATTTTGAAATACTTGAAATTGGCATCAACAAAGGAGAAACCATGTATGCGTATGAAGTTAATGTTGGTTGGTCAAGAGAATGTCGGTAAAACTAGTATTGCAAAATGTTTAAAGAAAGAGATTATACCAGTGGGTAAAAAGTTACGTCAAACCATTGGTTTGGGCACTAAGAAGAGTAAAACTCCAACACTAACCGAAGCAAATGGttcaattgatttcaatGCCCCACAATCGATTAACCCATTGAATACCTCTTTAAATATCTCAACTGATGGTATCAACATGGACGATTGGAGACCACCCTCTGAGGATCAATCCCCACCAGTGACTTTTTCAATTTGGGATTTTGCTGGTCAAGAAGTTTACTATTCAACTCATCAATTCTTTATTAGTAGTCGTTCAGTTTTCATTGTGGTTTTCGATATGTCTGTCTACAATCCTGATGAAACATCACGTGTACCCTATTGGTTACAATGTATCGAGGCGTTTGGTGGTAATTCTCCAGTTATCTTGGTGGGTACTCATTTAGATGATTTACCAAATGGTGTAGATGTCAATCAAATCACTCAAGATATTCACAGTAAATATTTTACAAAGTTTCCAAAcgttaaattctttttaccTGTAAGTTGTAAATCTGGTAAAAACATCAATAAACTTCAGAATCATATCGTCAAATTGGGTAAAGCTGAAAAGAAATTGGGTGATCTATTCAGTAGAAGTTATTTCCAATTGGAGAATTTAATCCTAAGTGAAAGAGAAATGAATACACCACCAATCATTACCCTATCGGAATTCACTGAAATGGCTATCTCTTGTGGTATCCCTCAAACTTCAATCACCGCTGCCGCTGATTTCTTAAAGGAATTGGGTGTAATCGTTTATTTCGATGATCCAAAGAGTGGTCTTGatcaattcattttcattgatCCCCCTTGGTTAACACGTCTTATGGCTACCATTATCACTAGTAAACCTAATTTCGTACAATCTGGTGTACTAGATCAATCAAATCTTCATCAAATTTGGAAACCACCTGATTTCCCTCAACATCTTCATCATGTTTTATTAGCAATTTTACAAAAGTTTGAAATTGTTCATCCTTTACCTGATCCAAAAGCAAccatatcatcatcatcatcatcaccatcaaccactcaaaaatctttaaataattcaggTTCAAATTTGAAATCAAGTGGTAGTGCaatatcaacatcatcatcatcaacaacaaatggtaataaaacTTTACATAGAACTAATAgtacaacaaatacaacatcattattaaatgtttcAAGATTTGGTAATGGTTCAATTTCAAAGGGTTCTTCATTAAGTATtataaagaaaatcaatgatcaatcaacatcaccatcaaatTCTACTACACCATCACCAAATActagtagtaataatttcTCAGATTCAATAACATTAGTTCCAAAGAGTAGCACAAAACATTTAGTACCAATATTGTTGAGTGAAGAAAgaccaaattcaattgaaaaacttTATGATCAAATTCTATTAAAGagtcaacaacaacaaccatttTTAGAGagaatttatcaatttgaaTTCTTACCAATTGGTTTCTTTTCAAAACTAATGATAAGAACAATGCATTTCACTACGGTTAAAGAGTTTTGGAAGAATGGACTTTTGGTTGAAAAAGATGATTCTCAATGTTTAATTGAAAGTATTCAACAATTCAATCAAATTAACTTTAAAGCTTGGGGTAAAAATCCTGCTTCTCTCCTTAGATTTATAATTGAAACAGCTGAAGTTTTAATATCTGGTTGGTATAAATTACATTTCCATTTCTTGGTACCTTGTAATTGTATCAAttgtaattcaattttaatttcaaatattggttcaattaatattattaatagtacTATAAATTtaagtagtaataataataataatgtaaatattgTGAATATGtcgcaacaacaacatcatcaacaacaacaatcaccatcaacatcaacatcatcatcatcatcattaacatCTTCAcaaccatcattatcaacacCATTAACATCTTCAcaaccatcattatcaacatcACAACCAcaattatcaacaacaacaacaacaacagcaacaacaacaacatcatcttcatcgCAATCTTTAGCATCACAACAATCATCTTCACAAATACAATTAACACATTCAagttcattatcatcaatgaGTGGTAGtatttcaacaaattcattaaattcaaatgtttcaagttcatcatcaactccatcattattatcaccaccattattaaatccagattcaacttcatcatcaaatgaaaCTTCAGGTGATATTTTAGATTTAGATTTTGCAGATTATTACGATGGTGAAAGTGTTTCACCTGGTGGTACATTAAAAGgaaagagaaagaagaaTCCTTCTAAATTCTTAACACTCTATAGAAATACTAATAAACCAAAAATCAATGGTACAAccggtagtggtagtagtagttcaATAGTGACCACTGCTGTTTCATCCTCTTCCTCCTCCTCTTCATCTACTTCACTATCAAACACTTCATCAAGACAActtgatttatcaaaaatttcacatttaattaatcaacAACTTTCATTTGGTCCTTCTAAAACTCAAGATTTACGTACAATGTTTTTATATGAAGAGATTGAACGTATCTTCTTATCAAAGAAATTCGAGGTTGTTTGTCGTAGTTCCATCACTGGTGAAGAGACTATAGTTCGTTTAGATTCACTCGTACCTGAATTAATGATGTCTGATATTGGTCCAAACTTTACCCTAGAATATAAAGATCttgaaatcattgaaaaagTTGGTGAAGGTGGTTTTGGTATAGTTTACAAAGGCAAACTTCGTGGTCAACTTGTGGCAATTAAACAAATCACAATTGATAGTGGCCAAGCTGAAGCTGCCTCTGAAATTTATCGTGAATTTAGACGTGAAGTTTGGTTATCAAACACCCTAACTCATCCAAGTATAGTTTCTTTGAAAGGTTATTGTTTGGATCCATGTTGTATCGTTATGGAGTACATACCAAATGGAACATTGTATAGTCATCTAAGAAAGAGTTTCTCCTCAATCACTTggcaattgaaattgaaaatcgCAATCAACATTGCCGATGCCATTAAACATATGCATGGTTTCACTCCAAAGATTTGTCATCGTGATTTGAAATCcccaaatattttaatgctTTCCGATATGAATGCTGCTGTGGTTTGCAAGGTCTCTGATTTTGGTGAAACTAGAGCTGTCGTTACAAGTGCCCTCGGTCGTGATAAACTTTCGAATCCAATTTGGTTATCTCCTGAAATCATGAGGGGTGATGAGTATACTGAAAAGGCTGATGTCTACAGTTTCGGTATTGTACTATGGGAAATTTTAACTGGTTTACTTCCATTTGATGAATATCCTGTCGCTCATTCCTCTTTTATGTATCAATTAGAAGATGAAATCACTAACGGTCTAAGACCAACAATTCCTCAAAACTCTGTTTGTGGTCATCCTGACTTTATCACTTTAATCACTGATTGTTGGCAAAATGATCCACTTAAAAGACCAACCTTTATTGATATTCATTCaagattattaataatgtcTGGTTTAAATCCTGCAactgcaacaacaacaaattctgCCAAGTCTACAATCTCTACTGGTTTTAACTCAAATTCAggtgcaacaacaacaacaaaaccaaaatcTTCAACCATAAGTAGTGGCAGTGGTACAACCTCACCACCTCAACCTCATCCACAACTAGTTAGAAAATTAACTCAAAATTTCACACCAATAGCAACTTCACCTACTCCTTCAGTTATTGTATCATCAGTtccaactactactacaacaacaacaacatcagtTGCAACTACACCAACAGTTCAAACTATCTTAGCTGGTGGAAATATTACACCAAAACCATCAGTTCCAACTGCAATGAAACCAAATATTACACCAAAGCCAACATTAATTTCTTCTCAAAAACCACCAGCACCAAATCCAGTACCAATCTTAAAAACACCAACTCCAACAAATCTATCACCAACCTCAATTTCAACTCCAACTACTCCAACAACTCCAACAACTCCAACTACTCCAACAACtccaacaaattcaacatcatcaaatttGAAACCAACTCCAACCTCAAAATCAAacccatcatcaccacctcaaatagcaacaacagcaacagcaactcAAACCCCAACTCCAAGTCCAATTTCAGTATTGAAACCACCAAGATCATTACCTCAAAAACCTGTAGGAACAACCCAAACTACTTCAACTCCACCAACAAATCAAACTCCAAACCCAACTATTGTTACACGTccaccattaccatcaaGTCTATCATCAAATAGTATCAACAAACCACCCTCAAAACCATTACCAACTCCAGGAGGTGTTACTTCACCACCCCCACCtccaacaacatcatcaacaacaccaattaaatttaattccatATCTGCTGGTAACAAAACAATTGGACAATCAAGTACATTACCATCTTCAACACTCAAACAATTTACAGCAAATAACAATACATCACCTTCTGGCTCATCATCTCTTCCAAACTCTACAGTTTCATCTCCCTCAAGTAGCTTTTTATTAAGACCAACTGGCGGAActatttctaaaaaattacCAGCAATTccaaagtaa